DNA from Rhinolophus sinicus isolate RSC01 linkage group LG16, ASM3656204v1, whole genome shotgun sequence:
AATGTCTCATAATAGATTTTTGCCTGTCAGGCCCCAAATTATCTCGCTTGAGTGGCACAAATCATTGAATTTTTCCAAGCCTCCGAAAGCACATAACTTTCATACACAggttcacaattttttaaaagtccaaattTGCAAGATATATCTTATAATTGGGGATTTtgtgaattttagaaatataatgcCTATGCCAGTACATTACAACCAAGCAGGGTGTGGAGCCACACTGCGTAAACAAATGCATCAGTATTTGCTGAATATTTAAACTCACTAgaataaataaagattttaaataaacatttctgtctATATCAGCTTTTGTTTCCTGATGAATTACTAAATGTAACTTTTGTTTCCAgagttatttatctatttttttaatttactttttgaaaattttggaaTGGTGAGTAAAAGATCATAGGCACACGAGTGAAGATGAGGCTGGGTTCATGCTAACAGATCTTGTTAATAACAGGCCCTCGTAGTTCTCAATATTCTAATCTTTGGAGGGAGAGTGGAGAAGTTCCCATAGAGAAAATGCTTGTTAAAAGGATGGGGGTAATTGCTCTTAAATGTACTCTCCCTGGCCCCTCCCATTTGACTCTCTCTAACATGGTCTTAGAAGCATGAACTCATTTGTTAGTCTAACTTACCACCTTCAATTGAGGAAGGTGAAAAGTTCCACATTATTGGAGAGCAAAACAAAAGAGTGAGGATCAAATGGTTATGGGACCTAAGGTCAAACAGCAAATCTAGGATGGTGGACTGGTAATGGAACTTTCAAAAGTCTCTTTTCATTTATGTCGTGGGATAAACCAGGGACCAGAAATTAGAGGTGTGACTATGTTACTCACTATTTATGTGGCTTTTGGCAAAGCCCGTAGCATTGAtgtttcagtttccccatctatacaGTGAGGATGGTCTATTTAATATCTCTAATGAAAACAACATTATTCACTAACAGGTTAACTTCATATGAAATATCTGTGTggtgggaaaacaaacaaaccaacaaataacTAACAATGGCATTATTTGGCAGGAGGAtgtcctttcagaaaaaaaatgccagCCTGAAAGCCATGCATGGACATTAATCTCCATCCTTTTGGATAGTTTACTCTAATCATAGCACATTGCACTACATATTAGTTGTCTCCAATAAGGATTTCATTTAGATTTAATAAGCCAGAATTGCAAACATTAATGAAATGCCAATAGAGTGATTAACAACACATGCTTTGAAGTTCCGGAAAATATGcaccagagagagagacagagagagaaagtgagagagagagagagagagagagagagagagagagagagagagaaaggaatttataagaaaaaatttccaGACATGGAACTTTACCCTGTAGtttgtttatgatttttctaGTTGCTTGTCAAATGCTCagttctaaacaaacaaaaacagcaggAGAATAAAAAAAGCAGGGCTGGATTTCAGCCACAGAAACCTgagcaagaagaagaaataaactctttaaatgaTGTCCCATTTCCACAGTTCCCAAAAGTAGGCTTGgtaaaaagcaatttgaaaacaGATTCCCCCTCCTCCCGCCCTTTTCTTGCCCCTGCCCTGACTCTGCTGATCCTGAAATTTCTTCAAATTAATTGAAGATTCCTGGAATTTTGCTGTggttttcctctccttccccaggagCCACCTAAGACTACAACTATCAGAACAGAAGTTGTCTGATATTTTTGCATGATCCTAATTTTAGGAAAATAGCACAGAACCATCACCTCGGAGTTTATCTGTTCCATGCTTCCCCTTTACTGATGAAAAcgtctagaaaaatgaaataatctgttGGGTCTCACAGATAGTTTGTGACAGAGCTGTTACTGATCATAGGTCCCCGACCAGTACCTTTCCCCAAAAAACTTCATGCTGTCCCCAATTAAAATAAGATAGTTTGCTTTTACAACTCACTGTGCAATAAATACCGCTGTGGTACGGCTAGAGTTAGAAAGCTTCAACCATGACACGAGCTCCATGTAGTTGGGTCCTCATAAGTTCAGCACCTGAGAAAAATTAAGAGGAGAATTGAAAATCATATCCAGCTGGGCGTTAGCATGTGTTAAACAGGGTTTTGATGTTAAAGGGTTTTAAGTGCGTGACTGGTACACCTCAGGGCAAGGCCCAATCTTCCCCAAGAATctgttcttgcttttctttcttttctcatctaaTCAGTCCCATTCagttttcaattctctttctcACTTTGCAAAGTGCCAGACAAATTGCTGGTATCCTCTACGAGCCTCTCTGGTTTCTTCTTAGTTTCGGAATTCATACCCTCTTGAGAATATTTCAGGGTAAATCTTGCTCAAGACACACTTAATAAAGTTGGGGGAACATAATTAAAGCAAAGACCTTTATACCACTTTTATAGCTCTTGATCTTccattttctaattctcttctGGAATGTGcctgttttcttaatgttttactcttgtttttcctccaaaattctTTTTACTCTTCAgttttatgtcttttgatctaTGGACTGTCTCAAAATGTTAAGAATATTAATACAGAGTTGCTGATATTTTTGAACTATTTTTGAATGGTAAAGACGATAACTTCATTGGGTTCCACCTAATACATGGTAAAACAATTTGGTACACAGGTACTAATTTTAGcagagattattatttttttccttaaagtacAGAAACCACGGAATAAAACCATGACCTTTACAGAACATCGTAATGTagaagtttaaattaaaaaaaaagtctgcttaGATGATTTTGTTTGTTGCTTATAATACAAGTGTCCTTATGTCTTAGTTTGCCTGCAACAGTCTCCAGGTTTTGCCTGTTGCCCAGCATTCCATCCTATTTAGCAATTGCTCTGGGTTTTTCACTATCTAACAAAGTATTGATATTAATTGTTGCATTAAAATAATAAGCCACTTGTTTAGACTGGTTTTGGTAGACCTCTGCTTTGTATCTAAGACTTCTGCTCTGATCCTTTCTAGTAGTGTGTGAGCTGCATGTGTGGTGAACAGAGAGGTCTCAGCTTAACCTGTAGTTAAATCACTCTGTTTAGTCACaatagatgtttttttttttttgtttttttttttgatggtttagCATCCACTTTATTGTGCTTACTTACTTTTGTAAGGAACAAACAATACATACCACATTTTCCCAACATTTAAGGTAatacaataataacaaaattctccaaagaaaaataattggaaattgcATTAAATACTGCTTTAATTAGGAATTGGTATAATAAAACACGTaacattatacattatttttccaatGAACTTCAGTTTCAGAAACTGAACAGCAGAAACAGATCTTTAAGATATAAATCATGGAATAACTGGTAGTTCTTTGAAATTTGGGAGATACATTAATAAAACCACAGACACAGTCTACCTTTCACCAAAATCCTGgagaaaagcattttattaatttgggggaaTAAGACTGAATACTGGCTAACATCCCTTTGAAGTCTACAGCCACCTGGGAAGCTGGCCCTAGGAATGAAGAGAACCattggtactggtggcagataaGAAATAAACTTTGCGTTGGGCTGACCAactgcattattttattaatggctttgaataaaaaaagtgaaatgctTCACTGCATTTTCTCAGAAACTAATCAAAAGATTACAGAGTCCTGCATAATTTGGAGACACAAAGTGGATGCTGAGCGACTAGAGGTCACTCCAGGTGTGGAATTTTAGAAAGTTAGTCCTTGGAGTAAATGGCACCGTGGCTCTGGCAGCAGTTACAAAGGAATGATGCTCTGGAGAGGAGGTAGGGGACACTCTGCGATTGGCCAGTGGATAGATGAAGGGTCCCAGCTGGAGCTGGGATCTTTAATTCTATGGTTTATCTTCCACTGCTCATGCCTCTGTCTTCATAAATGGTAATTTCAATAACTCGAAGTCCTCTCTCAATAGGATCTGTCAGGAGGAGGCCTTGGGGAGCATATATCTTCTCATTCTGCTCTTGAATGTATTTGGAGACTTTTTTCAGAACCTTCTCATAATGAGTTTCCATGCACAAGAAGATGGTGTATGCTGTTAAACAAGCCAAACAGCCTTCAAGATATGATTGACCCCCAAGCTTCTCTGCTTCTGCGTAAAGGTTATTTAGAGTTCGAACTGTTTCTTCAAACTGCTGCCTATCAATCCGGTTCTCCAGCTCCGCGGGGAACTTGGTCTGGAACTGGCAGCGTGTGCCACTGCTGTAGTCTCGCTGAATGAATACCTTCCCGGACACCGGCGCCTGCTGCGGCCTCATGGCGAGGACAAGATGGGCCGCGCCGCCTCTCCCTTCCAGCTGCTGTCGCGCCGCCTGCcagatgttgtgtttttaagGGAGAATGTCAGGTGCTCACtgataaaatgaaatgtgttCCAATACAAGCTGTGTGGGATGCTAATTCTTTCTGGTCTTGAGTGGAGCTGAGAGAGGTATTGGAAGTTGCTGTCCTGGTGGCCCCCCATTTGCCAGCTAGTGGTGATATGGCCTTGCCATGACTCTTGTCAAAGGGGCCAGGCCACAAGTTGACAGCATCAATTACAAATATGAATTGTGTGCATGAACGAAAAGCTGGGCTGTCCTGTATAGGTCACACAGGGAGCGGTGTGAAAGCTTTTGCTAGGGTGATTTCGTTaccatatatatgatatagatCTACCCCCAGGGCCTGTGTAAACACACAGTCACCCTCGCTTATGAAATCATCCCTTCACCCCTTCATTCACTGCTTATTGTTtggtgatacattttttttttttttttgcaataaacCTTTTTGACAGAAATAAGTTCAAAAGGGAGAAAAGTACCTGTTTGAGGAAAATTTAAttactaaattttcattttcaagaaagtTGATAATGAATGTGTAACTTGCACAAGGTGTTTGTCCACATTTACCATTCGCTGTGGGGCTGTTGAGCCATCACTGACCacatggaaacaagaaaacacaaatctGCTGAAGAGGCATCAGCATCCATTAGAGAATTAGTAGTTTAAGAAGACCTTACCAGAAGGCAGCAATTTAATATCTGCAGTTCTAAATGGTGTATAATGATGTGAAGTTTGACTTTtcctgtacattttttaaatgactcttGTTCTGGattaatttctcttattttttcctccaagtttcttgtgtatataatataaaaactgAAGTACCGTGTTTCTCTAAAAATtagacgtagccagacaatcagctctaatgcgtcttttggagcaaaaattaatatagtaaaataagaccgggtcttatgataatataatataatataataatataatataatactattatattaatttttgctccaaaagatgcaggtattatattaatttttgctccaaaagatgcagtagagctgattgtcttattttcaggaaaacatggtataacTGTTACTGTGTTGCTTCCatttacagaagaaaatgttCACTAGCAGTTAAATGATGACAGTTTTATGTTAGTGTGATCAACCGAGTTTCTCATCTGAGCCACAGAACACAGAAAAGTGATTTGAGAGACTGTTTTTCTCTATTCTACCAAAGATGGTACATAACTAATACCATTCCAAATGTGCATAcgattacataaaataaatgcctTTAAACATTAGAGCTTAATTCCCTTAAAGAAACTTGGTTGAAAAGGCTGAGTCACATGTTTCAAATTGAAACACTATAAAGAtaataccaaaaataattttcaactcgTCGTAGAATCAAATAAAGCTATTGGAAGTTCATTCCTTTAAGGTGAAATTTCTGATGCTGTTTTGGATACTACtgtaaatttagttaaaattttcaatattgaGACAAAATCATACGAGTATGCTTTGTGATAATAATACAAATGCAAAGTTTGATGGAGCACACCATAATACGAACACTGTTGTTGCTAATCGAAGAATCCTATGAAACAGATTTGTATATGGGATGCGTGGGGAGCACGTTGTCTGAGTTGTGTCTGTCCAAAGAAGTCACAATATTCTACAGTCAAAATAAAACTTATTGCTGATAATACTTacaacaatttttataaatatggctAAAATAATTACACTTATTTTTTATGAAGCTGATGGtgagtataaaaatatatgaacaaaaggAGGTATATGCTTAATTATCTGTTATCACtcaaattttacaaatgtttaaaCTTTATGTAATCAACTTACATGTTTTATAACATTATTCAATTTTTTTGTCAATGAGTTCccttattttaattgtattttgttcCAAATcctttattaaactttttaataattgGCATGTCACCAAACTTTAGCTCTTGAAGATGTTAGAAAATTGCAATTACTAAACTCAAAATTTGCAAACAGGAAGATcttgaaaattaatacaaatgcAGGAGAAGAACTGATCTTAAATACTAATATAGAGGCATATCTTGTATAATGAGACTGAGAGCTCAGTGTAGGAGCTTTAATTCTGAAATTCAATGAGACCTTgaaatatcagatgaaacaggcTTCAGGATAAAataggtaacaagagacaaaaaaggacatttcataatgataaaggggactatacaacaagaagacataacagtcatcaatatttgtgCCCCCAATAtgggagcaccaaaatatgcaaagctgctactaacagaactaaagggagaaattgacaaagacataattatagtaggggacctaaatacatcattgacagctatggatagatcatccaaacagaaaataaataaagaaatatcaggcctaaatgacacattagacgaaATGGAGAtacttgacatttatagagcacttcatcctagaacatcagactacatatttttctaatgtacatggaacCTTTTCAagtatagaccatatattgacataaaactagcctcagcaaatttaagaagattgaaatcataccaaacattttctaatcacaagactttgaaattggatatcaactgcaaaaagaaagcaggagaaaccacaaatatatgaaaattaaacaacatacttttaaagaacaactgagtcaaaaaagaaattagaggagagatcataggatacatagaaacaaatgagactgaaaatacatcctaccaaaattttttggatgcagcgaaagcagttttaggagggaaatttatatcattacaggtctatctcaagaaacaagaaaaatcccagataaacaacttcacattataccttaaagaactagaaaaagaagaacaaatgaaaccaacagtcagcagaaggaaggaaataataaaaatcagagcagaaataaatgaaatagagaacaaaatgacaatagaaaaaaattaatgcaacaaagagctggttttttgaaaagattaataaaattgacaaacacttggctagacacattaaggtaaaaagagaaaagacactaataaacaaaatcagaaatgaaagaggggaagttatcacggatgccacggaaatacaaaggattatccaagaacactatgaaggactatatgccaccaaactcaataacctagaacaaatgggcaagttcttagaaacatagagccttcctaggctgaatcacagagaattggaaaatctaaacagaccaatcaccagtaaggaaattgaattagtcatctgaaaccttcccaaaagcaaaagtctgggaccagatggcttcactagtgaattctaccaaatcttcaaagaggatataatacctgtcctactcaaactcttccaaaaaattgaagaagaaatcaCTCCCTACCTACCTCATTTTACAAtgcagacattaccctgataccaaaacctggtaaggataacacaaaaaaagaaacttacagaccaatatctctgatgaatacagatgtgaaaatcctaaacaaaattctagcaaatggaaTGCAGCAATGTGTTAAAacgattatacatcacgaccaagtgaggttcatcccagggacacaaggatggttcaacatatgcaaattgatcagtgtgatacatcacgtaaacaaaataaaggacaaatctcatatgattatatcaatagatacagaaaaagcgtttgacaagatacaacatccatttatgattaaaacacttaataaaatagaaagaaaatgtgatatatacatacatacatacatatatatatatatatatatatatatatatatatatatatatatatatatgtatcacaacttctttatccattcatctattgaaggacattttggttgtttctatgtcttggccaggtaaataaagctgaaatggagcacatatgtctttatggatacatgttttcagattttttgggtagatacccaggagagcgattgctggatcatacagtaattctattcataattttttgaggaacctccacactgccttccataacggctgcaccagtctgcattcccaccaacagtgtatgagggttcctttttctccacagcctccccaacacttgttactatttgtcttgttgatgatagccattctaactggggtgaggtaatatctcactgtggtttttatttgcacttctctgatgattagtgattttgagcattttttcatatgtctatttgccatttctatgtcctctttggagaaacatctcttcaggtcctctacccattttttaattggattgttttgttattgttgttgagttgcatgagttccttatatattttggatcttagcccttatcggaggcattgtttgcaaaaatcttctcccattcagttggttgcctctttattttgtcgatggtttcattacattatatatatatatatatgtagtggaATACTATCTGGCcgtgagaaaagatgaaatagcaccatttgcgacaacatggatgaatcttgagattataatgctaagtgaaataagtcagacagaaaaagtagagaaccatgatttcactgatatgtggtatacaaactgaaaacagcaaaagaagaagacaaacaaatgaagaaacaaaaactcattgacacagacaatagtttagtggttacagagggtaaagggggagaggggtgttagataagggtaaaggggaccCACTatatgtgatggaaagagaactgactctgggtggtgaacacacaatgtgatatatatatatatatgatatattacagaattatacatctgaaatctatgtaagtttagtaacaatcatcaccccaataaacttgaattaaaaaaaatacttaaaaaaactcTCAGCCCAGAATTCCATACCCATATATCTCTCgaaaataaaggggaaataaaaacttaaaaacaaaaacaaaaacaaaagcgtTTCAACTTTagggaagatttttttaaatggaacttttgtttttaaatagatgtatttatattttctactagAATGGAATGAAGTTGAGAAGATTTGCTATTTTGCAGCACTTACATTttgtgaaacatttaaaaagtagttaGTAGAGACATCTTATTTGAAGAGTTGGGTCCTGTAAAAATATTTGTCAGCAAAAGCAGTTTGGatggaaacaaaaagacagaaacttTGAAGATATTTGAACtgaaatatttgtacatttcCTAACAAAGAGTTAGAATTAAGAATAtcctttatttagaaaaatttgtTCTGCTCTCACACGAGCTCCTAGAGTTTTCTGAATAATAAGATAATGTGGTCTAAAAGAAGAGTTAGCTGACAATGCCAGtaatttcccatttatttttaaattttttcaacttttaagaAGACTGTGGGAAACATTAggacaaaattgaaaataataatacttccttaataaaaataaattcttcagaaaaatatttttgacacaGTTTTCGAGGCAGCCATGGCTAAGAAACTGATTAAAGTGTTTAAAGATATGCCAAGAATAATTACTCTgcttatgtttttaatgtttagaaagtgaatataaataagtttaaaatttttgctttgatgtacacaaatatatgatagttttgtcttttagatacatttttgaaaatttttgaataGAACTATTTTTATGTCTCTATCAATATtataaaaccaatttttaaaatcaagaaataaccTGTGGAATaacttccctcttcctttccagttGGCTATGTCCTGTCCTTCTTCTAGGGCCAGTCTAATCCTGGACCTGACTGGAAGGATTTCCCTGAGCTTTTATCCATCATGGATTGTTCATCATCTGAATCATCCTTGAGTCTCTATTACCTtgtacttaattatttttttatacagtGCCTGTGGCTTTTAGGTGGTATATATCATGTGTTGTAGCTTTTGTGTGCCTGTATAAGGGTTGGTgctcaaaaaaaaatctattgatgACAATATGGTCACAACAAATTAAAGAAAGGCATGTTAGATAATATGGGTTTTAGATGAAGAGTGGAGAGGGATGTAAATGAAAGGTAGAGACTATGGCAAATCAATTGttattataatctttttttttctagtagcaGAAACTCTTGCAACAGTTCTGCTCCTTCAGAT
Protein-coding regions in this window:
- the LOC141569188 gene encoding golgin subfamily A member 7, which encodes MRPQQAPVSGKVFIQRDYSSGTRCQFQTKFPAELENRIDRQQFEETVRTLNNLYAEAEKLGGQSYLEGCLACLTAYTIFLCMETHYEKVLKKVSKYIQEQNEKIYAPQGLLLTDPIERGLRVIEITIYEDRGMSSGR